One part of the Desulfonema ishimotonii genome encodes these proteins:
- a CDS encoding P-II family nitrogen regulator codes for MKKIEAVIKPFKLDDVKEALNEIGIQGMTISEVKGYGRQKGHKEIYRGAEYVVDFIPKIKIEVVVEAGWADQVVEKIQEAAYTGKLGDGKIFVLPVEKAIRVRTGEKGKDAI; via the coding sequence ATGAAAAAGATTGAAGCTGTTATCAAACCGTTTAAGCTCGACGACGTAAAAGAGGCCCTCAATGAAATCGGCATTCAGGGAATGACCATTTCAGAGGTCAAGGGATATGGGCGGCAGAAGGGGCACAAGGAGATCTACCGGGGGGCCGAATATGTGGTGGATTTTATCCCGAAAATCAAGATCGAGGTGGTGGTCGAGGCGGGCTGGGCCGACCAGGTGGTGGAAAAAATCCAGGAGGCCGCCTACACCGGCAAGCTCGGCGACGGCAAAATCTTTGTCCTGCCCGTGGAAAAGGCCATCCGTGTGCGTACCGGTGAAAAGGGAAAAGACGCCATCTGA